Sequence from the Segatella copri genome:
CGGAGCATTTCATTGTCTTCGAAGTTTACATACGCACTACGGGTATAGGCCTCTTTGGCAAATTCCTGCATCAGCCAGGTTTTGCCAACCTGGCGGGCTCCAAGCATAATTAACGGCTTTCGGTCGTTGCTTGCTTTCCATTGATATAGGTATTTGATGGCATTTCTCTTCATAACTATCTGATTATTTGATATTTCTGAATGCAAAGATACATTTTTTATTTCAAAGAGTACAAAAAGTCGTCCTTAAAAATGTATAAAACTACAAAAAGTCGTCCTTAAAAGTGTGGAAAATCACAAAAAGTCGTCCTTAAAAGTGTATTTTGATAAAGTATATCAAACATATAACAGAATGTTTTTTCCATAACCAATCGACCTTTACTACATCCCCCTGTCTTATACGTGAAAAAGTTGTCACCTTTAGGATGGTTAAACTAAATTTGTTACTATCTATTTTTCTTATCACTAAATGGGTTACGCATTTTTAATTTTATCACTATATGGGTTGTCAGCGAATACCCATTATACCTAACTAGGTTACTCTTTTTAAGGAGCTATCCCTAGAAAGGTTACGGTGATGATATTCTTTCAAATGCAAAGATACACATTTTCAACTAATTAGAAGAATTTTCCCAAGGATTTTTCCACATTTTCTGCTGTGGCCCCACTTGAGTATGTGCAACTGATGGTGTTTGATTACCGATACTCATATGCGGTCTTTCGTCGTTATAAAACGCAATAATCCTGGTCAGTTCCTTCTTACATACTTTACGAGTAGGAATTGTCATTCTATAAAGCCATTCTGTTTTTAAAATGCCGTTTGCACGTTCTGCTATAGCATTCTCCAAAGGATCTCCTGTTTGAGTCATACTTATTTGTGAGCCATGACTTTTTAGGATAGATACATAATTCTGACTGCAATACTGGCTTCCTCTGTCAGAGTGATGAATGAGTCCTTTTGCAGTTTCTTCATCAATGCTTTTATATGCCATTTTAAGCGCTTCTAATGGATATACTGTTTCTAATGTTGGACCAACAGCCCATCCAACGATTTTATGGGAATACAGGTCTGTTATAAGCGAGAGATAGCACACACCTTCATTGGTTTCAACATAGGTGATGTCACTTGCCCAAATCTGGTTCGGATGGGTAGGAACTACTCCCTTAATCAGGTTTGGGTATTTGCGATAATTATGGTCGGAATCTGTTGTCTTATAGCGCCTACGGCGCTTTATACGTACCATGAGTCCATGCTTACGCAGCATCTCAATAAATGCGTCACGACCAGGGAAGCAGCCTGTATCCTCAAACATCTGTTTCAATATGGCATGCAACTTTGCAGCTCCTAAGCCAGGATTCGACTTACGATACTCACGTGCCTTTTCAATGATGATAGACTCAATGGCCTCTTCAGCAAAGCCGTCAGAGACATTGCGCTTATTATATGCTTGCCGGGTGAAACCAAACAGCCCGCATAGAGTGCCTAAACCTTGGCTCTGGCACTCTGTGCGGAGCAAGCTTACTGTTTGGTACCAGATTTTTTTCTCACAGGAATATTGAAGGTTTCTTCTGCGAGATCAATCATGGTGGAGAATGCCTTAGAGCGAAGCTTCTCTAACTCCAAAGCCTTGCGGAGACGCTTAATCTCAGCATCTTTCTCTTTCAACTGTTCATTTGTTGTCTTTGCCATATCGTCACGGTTTTGGTCTTCTGGCGGCAAAGATAACAAATCTTTTTCATTTAAGAACTTATCCATCCAAGAAAATAGCACTGTACGACTGCTTATATAGTATTTCTTGATGATTTCTTCTGCTGGGAGCCCACTCTCCATATACTCTCGAACTATCATGATACGATCATCATCTGTAAAAGAGTAGCTATTCAACTCTACCTCACGGGTCTCAAACCAACCTGTGTCCTCATTATACACACGTTCAATTCTTGTCTTACGTTTCATTGTCACTTCTGTTTGTTCCTAAGTGACAACCTTTTTCAGGGAAGTACACCCACTTACTCTTTCATATCGAAAAAAATATAATTTTTATTCAATACAACGATTATATTGAATATTTTTATTACCTTTGCGATGTAGAAAAGGAAGAGCCGGCAGGCTCCTAACCACATACCGGTGAAGAGTGGTGAAGAGTGGGTGAAGAGTGATCAAAAACTCTTCACCACGCCAAATGCCTTGTTTATAGGCATTTACAAAGGAAAGGTGAAGAGTGAAGAGTTTCTGGCTCTTCGCCGTAATAAAAAATATAAGGAATAATGGACATTAAAGGTATTTATCATGCTGACGCCAATCGCTATAGCGATGCAGAAGCGCTCTACAAGAGATGCGGCAAGAGTGGTATCTTGCTGCCTAAAATAAGTTTGGGATTCTGGCACAACTTCGGAGAGGTAGATCCTTACGAAAGAAGCCGTGCCATCACTCACTATGCCTTCGACCATGGTATCACCCACTTCGACCTGGCTAACAACTATGGACCTCCATACGGAAGTGCAGAGGAAACGATGGGCAGACTGATGAAAGATGATTTCAAACCCTATCGCGATGAACTCTTTATCTCAACCAAAGCAGGTTATGATATGTGGGAAGGTCCTTACGGCAACTGGGGTTCCCGTAAGTATCTGATGGCCAGTCTGAATCAGAGTCTCAAGAGAATGAATCTCGAGTATGTTGACCTCTTCTACAGCCACCGCTACGATCCGAACACACCGCTCGAAGAAACCCTTCAAGCCATGGTAGACATCGTGAAGCAAGGCAAAGCTCTTTATCTCGGCATCAGCCGCTGGCCACTGGAAGCCCTGAAGTTTGCTGACCAATATCTGAAGGAGCGCGACTGTCCGCTGCTCATTTTTCAGGACAGACTCAACATGCTCGACCATGCGCCACAAGAGAATGGAACCTTAGATTATTGCGCAGAAAACGGCATCGGTTTCATCTCGTTCTCACCTCTGGCACAGGGACTTCTCACCGACCGATATCTCAACGGAATACCGGCAGACAGCCGTATGGCAAAAGAGCATTTTCTGAAACACTCTGCTCTAACTCCAGAACTGCTGGAACAGCTCAAGAAATGGAACGCAGAAGCAGGAGAAAGAGACGAAACACTCGCCGAAATGGCACTTGCCTGGATATTGCAGCAGAAAGGTGTAACCAGCGTATTGGTAGGAGCCAGCTCTACCGCCCAACTGGAAAAGAATATGAAGTGTGTGCATGCTAAGACATTAAATTCATAAAAAACTTGCATTTTATTTTGTTATGTGCCAAAATAAATGTAATTTTGCACCTTGAATAGGGTTATACCTTATTATATTTAAGAAAAGAAACATAATTATTAGATAAAACAATGGAATACAACTTCAGAGAAATCGAGAAGAAATGGCACCAGAAATGGGTCGAGAACAAGACCTACAAGGTGACAGAGGATGAAAACAAGAAGAAATTCTATGTGCTCAACATGTTCCCTTATCCATCAGGAGCTGGTTTGCACGTAGGTCACCCACTTGGTTATATCGCTAGCGATATCTATGCACGCTACAAGCGTTTGAACGGATTTAACGTACTGAACCCTATGGGTTACGATGCTTACGGATTGCCTGCTGAGCAGTATGCTATCCAGACAGGTCAGCACCCAGAGGTTACTACCGTAGCCAACATCAACCGCTATCGTGAGCAGCTCGACAAAATCGGCTTCTCTTTCGACTGGGACCGCGAGGTTCGTACCTGCGACCCTAAGTATTACCATTGGACTCAGTGGGCTTTCCAGAAGATGTTCAACTCATTCTTCTGCAACAGCTGCCAGAAGGCTCAGCCTATCGAGAAGCTCATCAAGCGCTTCGAGGAGAAGGGTTCTGCTGACTTGAACGTGGCTCAGAACGAGCAGATTGACTTCACAGCCGAGGAGTGGAACAGCTACGACGACGTGAAGAAGCAGCAGATCCTGATGAACTACCGCATCGCTTACCTCGGCGAAACCATGGTTAACTGGTGCCCAGGTCTGGGTACTGTGCTTGCCAACGACGAGGTAGTAAACGGCGTAAGTGAGCGTGGCGGTTATCCTGTCATCCAGAAGAAGATGCAGCAGTGGTGCTTGAGAACATCTGCTTACTCTCAGCGTCTGCTCGACGGATTGGAGACCATCCAGTGGAGCGACAGTATCAAGGAAACACAGAAGAACTGGATTGGCCGTTCTGAGGGTACAGAGGTAGTATTCTCTGTAAAGGACAGCGACGTGAAGTTCACCATCTTCACCACACGTGCCGATACTATGTTTGGTGTAACCTTCATGGTTCTGGCTCCAGAGAGCGAATATGTTCAGCAGGTAACTACTGCCGAGCAGAAGGAAGAGGTGGAGAAATATCTCGACTACGTGAAGAAGCGTACCGAGTTGGACCGTATGGCTAACCACAGTGTAACCGGTGTATTCTCAGGAAGTTATGCCATCAACCCATTCACCGGCGAGGCAATCCCTGTATGGATTTCAGAATATGTATTGGCTGGATATGGTACAGGTGCCATCATGGCTGTGCCAGCTCACGATAGCCGTGACTACGCCTTTGCCAAGCACTTCAACCTGCCTATCATTCCTCTTATCGAGGGTGCTGATGTTTCAGAGGAGAGCTTCGATGCCAAGGAAGGTATCGTAACCAACTCACCTGTAGCAGGCAAGAGCAGCATGGACGATTTCTCTCTGAACGGACTCACCGTGAAGGAGGCTATCGCAGCTACCAAGAAGTTTGTTACCGAGAAGGGCATCGGCCGAGTAAAGGTAAACTATCGTCTCCGCGACGCTATCTTCTCCCGTCAGCGCTACTGGGGTGAGCCATTCCCTGTATATTACAAGGACGGAATGCCACAGATGGTTCCAGAGGAGTGCCTGCCACTCGAATTGCCAGAGATTGAGACCTATAAGCCAACAGAAACTGGCGAGCCACCATTGGGCAGAGCTAAGAAGTGGGCTTGGGATGCCGAGAAGAAAGAGGTGGTTGACAAGAGCCTCGTAGATAACAAGACCGTATTCCCACTGGAGCTCAACACCATGCCAGGTTTCGCAGGTTCTTCTGCTTACTATCTGCGCTACATGGATCCTCACAACGATGAGGCACTTGTAGGCAAGAAGGCTGATGAGTACTGGCAGAACGTGGACCTCTACGTAGGTGGTTGCGAGCATGCTACCGGTCACTTGATTTACTCCCGTTTCTGGAACAAGTTCCTCTTCGACCTCGGCGTAAGCTGCAAGGAAGAGCCATTCCAGAAACTGGTGAACCAGGGTATGATTCAGGGCCGCTCTAACTTCGTTTACCGCATCAACAGCGATGACCACGACAAGGCTCCTGTATTCGTAAGTTTGAATCTGAAGAAGGATTACGACGTAACTCCTATCCACGTAGATGTAAACATCGTAAGCAACGATGTTTTGGATATCGAGGCATTCAAGGCTTGGCGCCCTGAGTATCAGAACGCTGAGTTCATCCTGGAAGATGGCAAGTACATCTGCGGATGGGCTATCGAGAAGATGTCTAAGAGTATGTTCAACGTGGTAAATCCAGATATGATTGTCGAGAAGTATGGTGCTGATACCCTGCGTCTCTACGAAATGTTCCTGGGTCCTGTAGAGGCAAGCAAGCCTTGGGATACCAACGGTATTGATGGTTGCCACCGCTTCCTGAAGAAGTTCTGGGGTCTGTTCTACGAGAACCGCACCGACAACTTCCTTCCTTCAGCCGACGAGGCAGCGAAGCCAGAGAGCCTGAAGAGCGTTCACAAACTCATCAAGAAGGTTAGTGAGGATATCGAGAAGTTCTCTTACAACACATCTATCTCAGCCTTCATGATTGCCGTGAACGAACTCGGTCAGCAGAAGTGCCGCAACAAGGAACTCCTGACAGATCTCGTCATCCTCATCGCTCCATTCGCTCCACACATCGCAGAAGAGTTGTGGGCAGCACTTGGCGAGCAGGGCAGCGTTTGCGATGCAGCATGGCCAAAGTATGATGAGCAGTATCTGAAGGAGAACGATATGCAGCTCACCATTTCCTTCAACGGTAAAGCTCGTTTCCAGATGACTTTCCCTGTGGATACTCCTAACGAGGAAATCCAGAAGCAGGTATTGGCAGACGAGAAGAGCCAGAAGTACTTGGAAGGATTCAACGTGTTGAAGGTGATCATCGTACCAAAGAAGATCGTCAACGTTGTGTTGAAAAAGTAATTTATTGATAATATACAGAAGGTCGTCTCATCTAAAAATGGGCGACCTTCTGTGCTTTAAAAATACGAGGAAAATATTATGCAAATAGCAATCAGTCAAACAATTAAGAATGAGTGCAAGGATTATTTCTACATTACCCTTGGACTCTTGCTTTACACATTTGGATGGACCATTTTTCTGCTTCCATACCAGATAGTAACGGGTGGCGTAACGGGTATCGCAGCCGTGATTTACTACGGCACGGGGATACCTATCTATTTGTCTTATTTTCTCATTAATGCCGCCTTGCTGCTTGCCGCGCTGAAGATTCTGGGATTCAAATTCATGGTGAAGACCATCTACGCTATCATCATGCTCTCCGTGTTCCTGGCGCTGGCGCAAGACTGGATGATAGGTGAAGATGGCAAGATGGTACAGATATTGGGAGAGGGACAGGACTTCATGTCGCTCATCATCGGCTGTCTGTTTACGGGTTTATCACTCGCCATCGTCTTTCTGCATAATGGAAGTACAGGTGGAACGGATATCATTGCTGCCATCGTCAACAAATATCACAACATCTCGCTGGGCCGTGTGCTTATCTTCGTGGATCTCCTCATCGTGGGCAGTTCATTCTTCGTCTTCAATGCAAAACCAGAGTTTACCGCGATAGACGCTGTTAGAAAGGTAGTATTCGGTCTCTGTACGATGGTGATAGAAAACCTGGTACTCGACTATGTGATGAATGCCAAGCGAGAAAGTGTGCAGTTTATGATATTCAGCAAGAAATATCAGGAGATAGCCAATGCCATCGGTATGCAGATGGATCATGGCGTAACCATTCTCGATGGCCATGGCTGGTACACGGGCAACGAGATGAAGGTGCTCTGTATCCTAGCAAAGAAGAACGAGAGCGTCACCATCTTCCGTATCGTCAAAATCATCGACCCAAATGCCTTTGTTAGTCAGAGTTCCGTAATCGGTGTGTATGGCGAGGGATTTGATGAGATGAAGGTGAAAATCAAAGATAAAGACATTAAAACAATTAAAAGTTAAAAGTTTATAGCGGCTTCGCCGTATAGCAAGAAGCACTATTACAAGAATGCCCTATAAACTATTAACTATAAATTATAAACTTATGAAAAGGATAGTTTTTGCAACAAATAACCAGCATAAACTCCAGGAGATTCGCGACATCCTGGGCAGCAGTTACGAGGTAGTATCGCTGAAGGAGATAGGATGCGACGTAGATATTCCTGAAACAGGCAACACATTGGAAGAGAATGCCTTACAGAAGGCACAGTATGTTTATGACCATTACCACGTAAGTTGCTTTGCCGATGATACCGGTCTGGAGGTAGAGGCACTTGATGGTGCCCCTGGCGTTCACAGTGCCCGCTATGCCGAGGGTACCGACCACGACAGTGAGGCAAACATGGCTAAGCTATTGAGAGAACTGAACGGCAAGGAAAACCGCCAGGCCCGCTTCCGCACCGTCATCTGCTACATCGAAAAGCAGGATGTATGTCCTTGCGGCTGCACCAGCATCAAGAAAATTCACCAGTTCGAGGGTATCGTAAACGGCCATATCGCAACCGAGAAACATGGTACCGAAGGCTTCGGCTACGACCCAATCTTCGTTCCGGAAGGCTATGACCAGAGTTTTGCTGAGCTGGGTGAGGAAATCAAGAACGGCATCAGTCACAGAGCAAGAGCCGTGGCTAAATTGGTAGAGTATTTGAAAAAGAAATAAGATTTATTCTTGTTCAATACAGAATAGAATAACATTATAACAAAGAAAAGGCATCATGATCAGGACACTCAATTCCCTGCGATTCATTCTTATCCTAATGATTGTGATTTCGCATTCCACCCTACCCATATCCCAAGATTTAATCAATTACTTGGGCGAGTTTCCTGTTGCCATTTTCTTTGTTATCAGTGGTTTTGTACTCTCTTTAAGCAAAGGAGAAAAACTACAGAAAGAAGTATTGGGAAACAGCCAGTTTTTCCTTTCCCGTATCATCAAACTCTATCCTCTGCATATTCTGATTCTCGCCATTCTCATATTAATGGATTGGCGATTAGGGCGTATATTACCATGGTATCAGATTCTATCCCATTCGCTGTTGATACAAACCTGGTATCCGGCACATGACTTTACGGCTCATCTCAATGAAGCTACATGGTTTATTTCTGATCTTATCTTCTTCTATCTTATATTTAAGTATTTATACGCTTGGATTATGCGACATTCCTGGTTATACTTATTAGTAACAATAAGTATATATATGGCAGTTTATATCAGTATCTCGCTCTGTGCACAAGCAGATTATTCAGCCGGCTACATTTATGCCCACCCATTATTCAGAATGATAGATTTCATGATAGGTATCCTTTTATATAAAGTATGCAGATCAGAAAAAGGTAAAAAAATAGCAGATAAGATAACAAACTCAACTTCTTTCTGGCAAGTAAACCTATCGGATATGGGAGTGGTATTGCTGTTTATCGCAATGTATTTCCTATCAATCCATTGCAATCCGAACATTCGCTGTGCCATTATTTATTGGATACCATCAGCCATAACCGTGTTCTATTTTACAGCAAGAGATCAAGGTAAAGGTTGTTTTATTAGGATATTCCATAATAAACTCTTGCTATGGCTAGGCAGCATCAGTTTTGAAATATTTCTCTGTCATAATCTCTGCTTTCGCATCATACAGAGTATATTTCTTAAACGATATGGAGAAGGAAATCCACATCAAGAATTCCAATTCATCCTATCCCTCGCTTTTATTATCCTCACAGCATGGATAGCAAAGAAAGCCATCGTTTTACCCATCCAACATCAACTTCAAAAATATCTATAAGTATCTGTTTATAAAAACAATAAATAGTTATATTTGCAGTTAATATAGTATTAGGCTTTAAAATAATAGCCAATGAAGACTATAACAATATTATTATATTCAGAACTTTATGAAGAAAACTTGTATACTTATCATAGTATTCCTATTTTCATACCTATCGAAGTTATCTGCTCAGATAGGTACATGGACTATGTATCGCAGTTATTATAATATTACAGAAATAGCTCCTGCTAAAGAAACTGCTTTTGCATTGGCATCAGGTAGTTTATTTTCATATAATTTCAAAGATGGTAATATAAAAACATATGACAAATCAAACTATTTATCAGACGTAGATATCAGTCATATCAGATATAATCCTACATGCAAAAAGCTAATTATCACATACAGCAATTCTAATATAGATTTGCTTGGGTTAGATTGTAATGTTGACAATATCTCTGACTTCTATCAGTATTCTACGACAGGTAATAAAAATATCAACCATATATACTGTTATGGACAATATGCCTATCTTTCTACAGGTATAGGAATTATCAAAATAAATGTAAAAGATGGAAGTATCAGCAATAGTTATCTTTTAGGTTTCGAAGTTAACTATTCATATATAGACGGCGATTATCTCTATGCAGCATCAGCAAGTGCAGGATTATTTCGTGGAAAACTGACAGATAATCTGCTAGACAAAAGAAATTGGATCAGAACAGGGGATTATATAAAGGTTACGGAAGATTATCTAAACGTATACGACTCAAACTCTAAATACTGGTGGACAACAACATCAGATGGTAAACTGACCTATTATACTGTAGATACAAACCAGGAACGCCAATATAAAACAGAAGGCGTACGTCCTGACGGACCTACATCAAACAGGTTCCACAAATTATATTTAAATAATGGTACTATATATGCAGTACCAGGAAGTTGGTCACAAGAAGGTAATTATAACAATCCTGGTGAAGTACATGTATGGAATGGTGATACCTGGAGTGAATTCGAACAGCCTACAAGTCAAATGATAGGTCATAATTACATAGACCTTCTCTGTCTGGATTTTGATCCTAAAAAAGAAGGTCATGTTATGGTTGGTGCAAAAAGTGGACTATATGAATTTCAAGATCAGAAGTTTGTAAAGAGTTACAATCGTAACAATTCTCCATTACAGTCTTGCGTAAATAGCGACGATTATCTACTGATAACAGGTATAAAATATGACAAAGAAGGTAACCTGTGGGTACTGAACAGTTCTTCAGATATAAATATCGATTATCCAATATGGAAATATACACAGAATAGTGATGAATGGACAGCATTCACTCATAATGAAATAACTGATGTATATAATGGAAATATGATTAACTTCTTTGATGTAAGTTATGACAATAGACTATGGTTTATCAACAACTGGTGGGAAAGTTGTAAACTCTATGCATTTGATCCAACTACGGATCAAATCACTCAGTATGGTCCCAACTTCATTAACGAGGATAAAACTGCCCTCAATCCAAGATTTGTACTTTGTGCCACAGAAGATAAAGTTGGTAATATCTGGTTAGGAACAACATTAGGCCCTATCTATCTTTCAAAAATGAACGTAGAAAATGAATCCAGTGAATTTACCCAGCATAAAATACCACGTAATGATGGTACAAATTATGCCGACTATCTACTCTCTAATGTAGAAGTAAGATGTATAGCCGTAGATGCAGGTAACAGAAAATGGATGGGTACCACTAATAATGGAGTATATGTTATCAGCAATGACTGTAATACAGAAGTGAAACACTTTACTACTGAGAATTCTCCATTACCATCTAATTTAATAAAAGACATCATCATCATGCCTAATGGTTTGGTTTATTTTGCAACAGATCAGGGGTTATGCTCATATATGAGTGATGTTACAGCAACAAACGAAGAAATGACAAAGGATAATGTCTACGCTTATCCTAACCCTGTAAAACCTGATTATACAGGCAGTATTAATATTGTAGGACTAAGCTTTCATGCAGATATTAAGATAGTATCTGTTAATGGTACGCTCGTAAACCAAGGTAAAAGTACCGGTGGAAGTTATAGCTGGGATGGTTGCGACCTGAAGGGTAGAAAAGTAGCAAGTGGAATATATATGGTAGAAACTGCTACAGAAGAAGGAGAGAAAGGAACAGTTTGTAAAATAGCCATCATACGATGATAACAGTTTGTATAGCCACCTTTAATGGTGAGAAATATATCAGAGAGCAGTTGAATTCTATCTTATTTCAGCTGTCTCTCCAAGATGAAGTCATCGTTTCTGACGATGGCTCCACAGATAATACGATTTCTATTATCAAGAGTTTTAACGATAACAGAATAAAAATCATAGATGGTGTCCATCGTCACTCACCAACTCTCAATTTTGAAAATGCATTGAAGGAAGCCAAAGGTGACTATATATTTCTAGCAGATCAAGACGATGTTTGGAAAGATGATAAAGTGAAAAACTGTCTGAAATGGCTACAACATTACGACTGCATCATCAACGATGCAGAAGTAACAGATGAAAATCTGAATATTACATCACCATCGCTCTATCAATTAATGAACATAAAAAGTGGAAGAGTATATAATATCCTCTATAAAAACGGATATACAGGGTGTTGCATGGCATTTACAAGACGAGTAAAAGATGCAGCATTACCTTTTCCTAAAGA
This genomic interval carries:
- a CDS encoding transposase, with the protein product MKRKTRIERVYNEDTGWFETREVELNSYSFTDDDRIMIVREYMESGLPAEEIIKKYYISSRTVLFSWMDKFLNEKDLLSLPPEDQNRDDMAKTTNEQLKEKDAEIKRLRKALELEKLRSKAFSTMIDLAEETFNIPVRKKSGTKQ
- a CDS encoding aldo/keto reductase, producing MDIKGIYHADANRYSDAEALYKRCGKSGILLPKISLGFWHNFGEVDPYERSRAITHYAFDHGITHFDLANNYGPPYGSAEETMGRLMKDDFKPYRDELFISTKAGYDMWEGPYGNWGSRKYLMASLNQSLKRMNLEYVDLFYSHRYDPNTPLEETLQAMVDIVKQGKALYLGISRWPLEALKFADQYLKERDCPLLIFQDRLNMLDHAPQENGTLDYCAENGIGFISFSPLAQGLLTDRYLNGIPADSRMAKEHFLKHSALTPELLEQLKKWNAEAGERDETLAEMALAWILQQKGVTSVLVGASSTAQLEKNMKCVHAKTLNS
- a CDS encoding non-canonical purine NTP diphosphatase, whose product is MKRIVFATNNQHKLQEIRDILGSSYEVVSLKEIGCDVDIPETGNTLEENALQKAQYVYDHYHVSCFADDTGLEVEALDGAPGVHSARYAEGTDHDSEANMAKLLRELNGKENRQARFRTVICYIEKQDVCPCGCTSIKKIHQFEGIVNGHIATEKHGTEGFGYDPIFVPEGYDQSFAELGEEIKNGISHRARAVAKLVEYLKKK
- the leuS gene encoding leucine--tRNA ligase, whose protein sequence is MEYNFREIEKKWHQKWVENKTYKVTEDENKKKFYVLNMFPYPSGAGLHVGHPLGYIASDIYARYKRLNGFNVLNPMGYDAYGLPAEQYAIQTGQHPEVTTVANINRYREQLDKIGFSFDWDREVRTCDPKYYHWTQWAFQKMFNSFFCNSCQKAQPIEKLIKRFEEKGSADLNVAQNEQIDFTAEEWNSYDDVKKQQILMNYRIAYLGETMVNWCPGLGTVLANDEVVNGVSERGGYPVIQKKMQQWCLRTSAYSQRLLDGLETIQWSDSIKETQKNWIGRSEGTEVVFSVKDSDVKFTIFTTRADTMFGVTFMVLAPESEYVQQVTTAEQKEEVEKYLDYVKKRTELDRMANHSVTGVFSGSYAINPFTGEAIPVWISEYVLAGYGTGAIMAVPAHDSRDYAFAKHFNLPIIPLIEGADVSEESFDAKEGIVTNSPVAGKSSMDDFSLNGLTVKEAIAATKKFVTEKGIGRVKVNYRLRDAIFSRQRYWGEPFPVYYKDGMPQMVPEECLPLELPEIETYKPTETGEPPLGRAKKWAWDAEKKEVVDKSLVDNKTVFPLELNTMPGFAGSSAYYLRYMDPHNDEALVGKKADEYWQNVDLYVGGCEHATGHLIYSRFWNKFLFDLGVSCKEEPFQKLVNQGMIQGRSNFVYRINSDDHDKAPVFVSLNLKKDYDVTPIHVDVNIVSNDVLDIEAFKAWRPEYQNAEFILEDGKYICGWAIEKMSKSMFNVVNPDMIVEKYGADTLRLYEMFLGPVEASKPWDTNGIDGCHRFLKKFWGLFYENRTDNFLPSADEAAKPESLKSVHKLIKKVSEDIEKFSYNTSISAFMIAVNELGQQKCRNKELLTDLVILIAPFAPHIAEELWAALGEQGSVCDAAWPKYDEQYLKENDMQLTISFNGKARFQMTFPVDTPNEEIQKQVLADEKSQKYLEGFNVLKVIIVPKKIVNVVLKK
- a CDS encoding Por secretion system protein; this translates as MKKTCILIIVFLFSYLSKLSAQIGTWTMYRSYYNITEIAPAKETAFALASGSLFSYNFKDGNIKTYDKSNYLSDVDISHIRYNPTCKKLIITYSNSNIDLLGLDCNVDNISDFYQYSTTGNKNINHIYCYGQYAYLSTGIGIIKINVKDGSISNSYLLGFEVNYSYIDGDYLYAASASAGLFRGKLTDNLLDKRNWIRTGDYIKVTEDYLNVYDSNSKYWWTTTSDGKLTYYTVDTNQERQYKTEGVRPDGPTSNRFHKLYLNNGTIYAVPGSWSQEGNYNNPGEVHVWNGDTWSEFEQPTSQMIGHNYIDLLCLDFDPKKEGHVMVGAKSGLYEFQDQKFVKSYNRNNSPLQSCVNSDDYLLITGIKYDKEGNLWVLNSSSDINIDYPIWKYTQNSDEWTAFTHNEITDVYNGNMINFFDVSYDNRLWFINNWWESCKLYAFDPTTDQITQYGPNFINEDKTALNPRFVLCATEDKVGNIWLGTTLGPIYLSKMNVENESSEFTQHKIPRNDGTNYADYLLSNVEVRCIAVDAGNRKWMGTTNNGVYVISNDCNTEVKHFTTENSPLPSNLIKDIIIMPNGLVYFATDQGLCSYMSDVTATNEEMTKDNVYAYPNPVKPDYTGSINIVGLSFHADIKIVSVNGTLVNQGKSTGGSYSWDGCDLKGRKVASGIYMVETATEEGEKGTVCKIAIIR
- a CDS encoding IS3 family transposase, whose protein sequence is MLRTECQSQGLGTLCGLFGFTRQAYNKRNVSDGFAEEAIESIIIEKAREYRKSNPGLGAAKLHAILKQMFEDTGCFPGRDAFIEMLRKHGLMVRIKRRRRYKTTDSDHNYRKYPNLIKGVVPTHPNQIWASDITYVETNEGVCYLSLITDLYSHKIVGWAVGPTLETVYPLEALKMAYKSIDEETAKGLIHHSDRGSQYCSQNYVSILKSHGSQISMTQTGDPLENAIAERANGILKTEWLYRMTIPTRKVCKKELTRIIAFYNDERPHMSIGNQTPSVAHTQVGPQQKMWKNPWENSSN
- a CDS encoding YitT family protein, translating into MQIAISQTIKNECKDYFYITLGLLLYTFGWTIFLLPYQIVTGGVTGIAAVIYYGTGIPIYLSYFLINAALLLAALKILGFKFMVKTIYAIIMLSVFLALAQDWMIGEDGKMVQILGEGQDFMSLIIGCLFTGLSLAIVFLHNGSTGGTDIIAAIVNKYHNISLGRVLIFVDLLIVGSSFFVFNAKPEFTAIDAVRKVVFGLCTMVIENLVLDYVMNAKRESVQFMIFSKKYQEIANAIGMQMDHGVTILDGHGWYTGNEMKVLCILAKKNESVTIFRIVKIIDPNAFVSQSSVIGVYGEGFDEMKVKIKDKDIKTIKS
- a CDS encoding acyltransferase family protein; amino-acid sequence: MIRTLNSLRFILILMIVISHSTLPISQDLINYLGEFPVAIFFVISGFVLSLSKGEKLQKEVLGNSQFFLSRIIKLYPLHILILAILILMDWRLGRILPWYQILSHSLLIQTWYPAHDFTAHLNEATWFISDLIFFYLIFKYLYAWIMRHSWLYLLVTISIYMAVYISISLCAQADYSAGYIYAHPLFRMIDFMIGILLYKVCRSEKGKKIADKITNSTSFWQVNLSDMGVVLLFIAMYFLSIHCNPNIRCAIIYWIPSAITVFYFTARDQGKGCFIRIFHNKLLLWLGSISFEIFLCHNLCFRIIQSIFLKRYGEGNPHQEFQFILSLAFIILTAWIAKKAIVLPIQHQLQKYL
- a CDS encoding glycosyltransferase family 2 protein; amino-acid sequence: MITVCIATFNGEKYIREQLNSILFQLSLQDEVIVSDDGSTDNTISIIKSFNDNRIKIIDGVHRHSPTLNFENALKEAKGDYIFLADQDDVWKDDKVKNCLKWLQHYDCIINDAEVTDENLNITSPSLYQLMNIKSGRVYNILYKNGYTGCCMAFTRRVKDAALPFPKDIPMHDIWIGNVAAFLYKVKFIDDKLIYFRRHSLTISCNGKGSRYSLYKRLMFRVSIVKNIILLIHKIKGLTTH